The following proteins are co-located in the Paludibaculum fermentans genome:
- a CDS encoding mannonate dehydratase, with product MKLGTQNNSDPAYLRMIAPLGITHICSTLPSRKLDEKWSVDSLKRLKESVEATGIQLAMVPLPLSSSVIEKAEYPSLLLGQSPAREKAVDEICQMIRNCALAGIPSVKYNMSILGVVRTAPTTGRGGAQYSTFKYSEGKQDPPSAAAPMSADLYWERITWFLDRVVPVAAEHKVKIACHPHDPGMPKGKGFKGVETVLGSVDGLKRFVSIRENPYHGLNFCQGTVTEMLEDPNREIGDVIKYFGTRKKIFNVHFRNIQGKFLDFRETFPDNGDVNFLNAIRAYRDVGYDGMLMPDHVPHIEGDTGGLMAFAFCYGYIRALMQVLEREG from the coding sequence ATGAAGCTGGGGACCCAGAACAACTCGGATCCGGCTTATCTGCGGATGATTGCTCCGCTGGGGATCACTCATATCTGCAGTACGCTGCCGTCGCGGAAGCTCGACGAGAAGTGGAGCGTGGATTCGCTCAAACGGCTCAAGGAGAGTGTTGAGGCTACCGGCATTCAATTGGCCATGGTGCCGCTGCCGCTCAGTTCCAGCGTCATCGAGAAGGCGGAGTACCCCAGCCTCCTGCTGGGGCAGTCCCCTGCCCGCGAGAAGGCCGTGGATGAGATTTGCCAGATGATCCGCAATTGCGCACTGGCCGGCATCCCCTCTGTGAAATACAACATGAGTATTCTCGGCGTGGTGCGGACCGCGCCTACTACCGGCCGGGGCGGGGCGCAGTACAGCACCTTCAAGTACTCGGAGGGGAAACAGGATCCTCCCAGCGCGGCGGCTCCGATGTCGGCCGATCTGTATTGGGAGAGGATTACCTGGTTCCTCGACCGCGTGGTGCCGGTCGCGGCGGAGCACAAGGTCAAGATCGCCTGCCATCCCCACGATCCCGGGATGCCGAAGGGCAAGGGCTTCAAGGGCGTCGAGACTGTGCTGGGTTCCGTGGATGGTCTGAAACGGTTTGTCTCGATCCGCGAGAATCCGTATCATGGCCTGAACTTCTGCCAGGGTACGGTGACTGAGATGCTCGAAGACCCCAATCGCGAGATCGGCGACGTCATTAAGTACTTCGGTACCCGCAAGAAGATCTTCAACGTGCACTTCAGGAACATCCAAGGCAAGTTCCTGGACTTCCGCGAGACCTTCCCGGATAACGGCGACGTGAACTTCCTGAATGCGATCCGGGCCTATCGGGATGTGGGCTACGACGGGATGCTGATGCCGGATCACGTACCGCACATCGAGGGGGACACGGGCGGGTTGATGGCGTTCGCGTTCTGCTATGGGTATATCCGCGCACTGATGCAGGTGCTGGAGCGGGAGGGTTGA
- a CDS encoding TonB-dependent receptor: MATSRLDGSVQDESGAVVPGAKIVVLNEKTQVRADGVTSPDGLFIFPSLQPGIYTISVEAPGFRKAVASGVELNVSVATTQRFKLEVGQVTESVVVEAEAARVQTTDAQMGRSITMRDIDTLPQLGRSPVALAVFQPGVQIDPSDTTFSRVNGTRQGSNNTTLDGIDVNDAVTPRLGLSMTANNTDSVGEFRVITNGAKAEYGRNAGGQVELITRSGNNQFHGNLFDYLRNTKLNANNFFNNTSGVARPKYIQNLFGGSFGGPVKKGKTFFFFNYQGSRVSQEVVRNRTVLTPEAKAGIFRWRAPNSTAISSFNIAQNDPRGKGVDSEMAKIFKILPDPNNFDTGDGLNTAGFRFNNPAGSRNNAYTGKVDHNLTENHHLFFRYSWFRTYSIDSLNSADATFPGFPQGAQGGVRWGFSAGSDWVLTPTLVNELRVGHQSANSDFLRPGRLQGPTIISNLFTDPYNAGFAQGRNAPVDEVTDNLTKVMGNHTFKFGGQYRRTKQWGYNDQGIYPNVTTATTLGNTVPANIGPTVASGAISSGNRQTFESLYNDVLGRMNQVIQTYYSDLTTFQKPGTPRVRTFNFNEQGYFAQDDWKIRRNLTLNFGLRWEYSSVPSEANGQQGIIDQAAKINSVSQIANFAVAKSGAWYNNDFNNFAPRFGFAWDVKGDGKTAVRGSYGIFFDRIIGATTSSVDGATPGFSQTGLTTPNANGTDVRLADGIPLATQPSAPDLVLPNNRQNTISVFDPNLRTGYTSQFSLNVQRELMRNTIVEVAYVGSSGIKLFMNVNQNQQRVYGDFLSAFKELQAFQTNSSAPISANNTLVRIFGTPASAISSLGAANFTQGLVGTAASNLDRNFNNRYSAAGVSDFYLRNYPQYIELRQGTNNGRSYYNSFQFSVRRKMSALQVFANYTFSKSIDNGSAEGNGYTAPIDSFNLALNRARSDFDRPHSFNASATFIVPFGKGKRFGTDMPRWLDTAVGGWELGGLMIWQSGSVYTVSSARTTTNGAVNTWANYTGSRNIGSIDRRGGGVFFLTSEEAGRFSFPVAGELGSSGRNAFRGPRYFNIDMSLVKRFRISETHVVTFRAEGYNTLNNVNFANPSVSLTALANFGRISATTGSPRIYQMALRYDF; this comes from the coding sequence GTGGCAACTTCTCGACTGGACGGATCTGTCCAGGACGAGAGTGGGGCCGTGGTTCCCGGTGCGAAAATCGTCGTTCTTAACGAGAAGACGCAGGTGCGCGCCGATGGGGTCACCAGTCCCGACGGTCTGTTCATCTTCCCTTCACTCCAGCCCGGAATCTACACCATCAGCGTCGAGGCCCCCGGCTTCCGCAAGGCGGTCGCCAGCGGTGTCGAGCTGAACGTCTCTGTGGCCACCACCCAGCGCTTCAAACTTGAAGTCGGCCAGGTGACCGAGAGCGTGGTCGTGGAGGCTGAAGCCGCCCGTGTCCAGACAACAGATGCGCAGATGGGTCGCTCCATCACCATGCGCGACATTGACACACTGCCCCAATTGGGCCGCAGCCCGGTGGCTCTCGCAGTCTTTCAGCCCGGCGTCCAGATCGATCCCAGCGACACGACGTTTTCCCGTGTCAACGGCACGCGCCAAGGCAGCAACAACACCACCTTGGACGGCATCGACGTAAACGACGCCGTGACGCCGCGTCTTGGCTTATCCATGACGGCGAACAATACCGACTCCGTCGGCGAATTCCGTGTCATCACAAACGGCGCCAAGGCTGAGTATGGCCGCAACGCCGGTGGCCAGGTGGAACTCATCACCCGCTCCGGCAACAACCAGTTCCATGGCAACTTGTTCGACTACCTCCGCAACACCAAGCTCAACGCCAACAATTTCTTTAACAACACATCCGGCGTCGCGCGGCCGAAGTACATCCAGAATCTGTTCGGTGGCTCCTTCGGCGGACCGGTCAAGAAGGGCAAAACGTTCTTCTTCTTCAACTACCAGGGCAGCCGCGTCTCCCAGGAAGTAGTCCGCAACCGCACGGTCCTCACTCCTGAAGCCAAGGCCGGCATTTTCCGTTGGCGCGCCCCCAACAGCACTGCGATCTCGTCCTTCAACATCGCCCAGAACGACCCGCGCGGCAAGGGCGTCGACTCTGAGATGGCTAAGATCTTCAAGATATTGCCCGACCCGAACAACTTTGATACCGGTGACGGCCTAAACACCGCGGGATTCCGGTTCAATAATCCTGCCGGCAGCCGCAACAATGCCTACACCGGTAAGGTGGACCACAACCTGACGGAGAATCACCACCTCTTCTTCCGCTATAGCTGGTTTCGCACCTACTCCATCGACTCCCTGAACTCCGCGGACGCCACATTTCCCGGCTTCCCCCAGGGCGCCCAGGGCGGCGTGCGGTGGGGCTTCTCGGCCGGTTCGGATTGGGTGCTGACCCCGACACTGGTGAACGAGTTGCGCGTCGGCCATCAGAGCGCCAACTCCGACTTTCTGCGGCCCGGGCGTCTTCAGGGTCCTACCATCATCTCCAACCTGTTCACGGATCCCTATAACGCCGGCTTTGCCCAGGGCCGCAATGCCCCCGTGGATGAGGTCACCGACAACCTGACCAAGGTGATGGGCAACCACACCTTCAAGTTCGGCGGCCAATACCGCCGTACCAAGCAGTGGGGTTACAACGACCAGGGCATCTACCCGAATGTCACCACCGCGACCACCCTCGGCAATACGGTGCCCGCCAACATTGGACCGACAGTCGCCAGCGGCGCCATCTCCTCGGGCAACCGCCAGACCTTCGAGAGTCTCTACAACGACGTCCTGGGCCGGATGAATCAGGTCATTCAGACGTACTATAGCGATCTGACCACCTTCCAGAAGCCTGGCACGCCCCGGGTCCGCACCTTCAACTTCAACGAACAGGGCTACTTCGCCCAGGACGATTGGAAGATTCGCCGCAACCTGACCCTCAACTTCGGCTTGCGTTGGGAATACTCCAGCGTTCCGTCGGAGGCCAACGGCCAGCAGGGAATTATCGATCAGGCAGCCAAAATCAACTCGGTCAGCCAGATCGCCAACTTCGCCGTGGCCAAGTCGGGCGCCTGGTACAACAACGATTTCAATAACTTCGCACCCCGCTTCGGTTTCGCCTGGGACGTGAAGGGCGATGGCAAGACCGCCGTTCGCGGCAGCTACGGCATCTTCTTTGATCGCATCATCGGCGCCACCACCAGTTCGGTCGACGGGGCCACACCCGGCTTCTCGCAGACTGGGCTGACCACCCCGAATGCAAACGGCACAGACGTTCGCCTGGCGGACGGAATCCCGCTGGCCACCCAGCCCTCCGCCCCGGATCTCGTGCTCCCCAATAACCGCCAGAACACGATCTCAGTTTTCGATCCCAATCTGCGCACCGGATACACCAGCCAGTTCAGTCTGAATGTGCAGCGTGAACTGATGCGCAACACCATCGTCGAAGTCGCGTACGTGGGCAGCAGCGGCATCAAGCTGTTCATGAACGTAAACCAGAATCAGCAGCGGGTGTACGGTGACTTCCTCAGCGCCTTCAAGGAGCTGCAGGCATTCCAAACCAATTCGTCCGCGCCGATCTCGGCCAACAACACACTGGTCAGGATTTTCGGCACCCCCGCCTCCGCAATCTCCAGCCTGGGTGCCGCCAATTTCACTCAGGGCCTCGTCGGCACCGCTGCGAGCAACCTGGACCGCAACTTCAATAACCGCTACAGCGCCGCCGGTGTGTCAGACTTCTACCTGCGCAACTACCCGCAGTACATCGAACTCCGGCAAGGCACCAACAACGGCCGCTCCTATTACAACTCCTTCCAATTCAGCGTGCGCCGCAAGATGAGCGCCCTGCAGGTGTTCGCCAACTACACTTTCAGCAAGAGCATCGACAACGGTTCCGCTGAAGGGAATGGCTACACCGCTCCGATCGACAGCTTTAACCTGGCGCTCAATCGCGCCCGCAGCGACTTCGACCGGCCCCACTCGTTCAATGCCTCCGCCACTTTCATCGTCCCGTTCGGCAAGGGCAAGCGCTTCGGCACCGACATGCCCCGGTGGCTCGATACCGCCGTCGGTGGCTGGGAGCTGGGTGGCCTGATGATCTGGCAAAGCGGCTCGGTCTATACCGTTAGCTCCGCCCGCACGACAACCAACGGCGCAGTCAACACCTGGGCCAACTACACCGGCAGCCGGAACATCGGCAGCATCGACCGGCGCGGAGGAGGTGTCTTCTTCCTCACCAGTGAGGAAGCGGGGCGCTTCTCCTTCCCCGTCGCCGGCGAACTCGGCAGCAGCGGCAGAAACGCCTTCCGCGGGCCTCGCTACTTCAACATAGACATGTCCCTGGTGAAGCGGTTCAGGATCTCTGAAACCCACGTGGTCACGTTCCGTGCCGAAGGCTACAACACGCTCAATAACGTCAACTTCGCCAACCCCAGTGTGTCCCTGACCGCACTGGCCAACTTCGGCAGGATCAGCGCCACCACGGGGAGTCCTCGTATTTATCAGATGGCACTCCGCTACGACTTCTGA
- a CDS encoding cyclase family protein: MPRFIELSHPIIEGMKTFPGLPGPQAVLLFDHAGSRRKYKNQSEFLIASLHLCGNTGTYVDSPYHRFPDAPDLSELPLDRLADLEIVKVDARQNLGRGIGPHLFQDLDLQGKAVLVQTGWDQHWNKEEYFEPNPFLNEDACLYLVEAGAVFVGIDSVNIDDMGDLRRPAHTVLLGNGIPICEHMTNLEAVATNEGRLHAVPIAWKGGATFPVRAYIVLPE, translated from the coding sequence ATGCCCCGATTTATCGAACTCAGCCATCCCATCATCGAAGGGATGAAGACCTTTCCCGGCCTGCCGGGCCCGCAGGCCGTCCTCCTCTTCGACCACGCCGGCTCGCGCCGCAAGTACAAGAATCAGTCGGAGTTCCTCATCGCCTCCCTGCACCTCTGCGGCAACACCGGCACCTACGTCGACTCCCCTTACCACCGCTTTCCCGATGCGCCGGACCTCTCCGAACTGCCGCTCGACCGTCTGGCCGACCTCGAAATCGTCAAAGTCGACGCACGCCAGAACCTGGGCCGCGGCATCGGCCCCCACCTGTTTCAGGATCTCGATCTGCAAGGCAAGGCCGTCCTCGTGCAGACCGGCTGGGACCAGCACTGGAACAAGGAAGAATACTTCGAGCCCAATCCCTTCCTCAACGAGGATGCGTGCCTCTACCTGGTCGAGGCCGGAGCAGTCTTCGTCGGAATCGACTCCGTCAACATCGACGACATGGGCGATCTGCGCCGCCCCGCCCACACGGTCCTGCTCGGCAATGGCATCCCCATCTGCGAACACATGACCAATCTGGAAGCCGTCGCCACCAACGAAGGCCGCCTCCACGCCGTGCCCATTGCCTGGAAAGGCGGAGCCACCTTCCCGGTCCGCGCGTACATCGTCCTGCCCGAGTAA
- a CDS encoding NCS2 family permease — MRARLEQYFQFQELGTNWRTEILAGVTTFVTMAYIIFVNPSILHETGMPATAVTAATCLAAAIGCLLMGIVARYPIALAPGMGLNAYFTYTVCLGMHVPWQVALGAVFLSGIIFLLLTALGIRQLILESIPRELYAAVAVGIGLFIAFIGFRNAGIIKADPATLVSLGNLRDPGTLVALFGLILIAGLMTWGVRAAMLIGILATTLLGALTGLVRWNPQAYSPADLSATFFQLDLAGTMKLGLLEIVFVFLFVDLFDNIGTLVAVGTRAGLFDRDGHIPRVNRILTADAIASTAGALCGTSTVVSYIESAAGVVAGGRSGFTAVVCGLLFLVALFIAPLFGVIPAQATAPALIIVGALMLTHTEDIEWNKPVVAIPAFLTLAAIPLTFSIANGLAFGFTSHTLLRVIAGEWRKVNWLVYVLTALFLLRFFYLGKG; from the coding sequence ATGCGGGCCCGCCTGGAGCAATACTTCCAATTTCAGGAACTCGGTACGAACTGGCGCACCGAGATCCTGGCCGGTGTGACGACCTTCGTCACTATGGCCTACATCATCTTCGTCAACCCCTCCATCCTGCATGAGACCGGCATGCCCGCCACGGCTGTCACCGCAGCCACCTGCCTTGCTGCCGCCATCGGCTGCCTGCTGATGGGCATCGTCGCCCGCTATCCCATCGCCCTCGCACCCGGCATGGGCCTCAACGCCTACTTCACTTACACCGTCTGCCTCGGCATGCACGTGCCCTGGCAGGTCGCCCTCGGCGCGGTCTTCCTCTCCGGCATCATCTTCCTGCTGCTCACCGCGCTGGGCATCCGGCAACTGATCCTCGAATCGATCCCACGCGAACTCTACGCAGCCGTCGCCGTCGGCATCGGCCTCTTCATCGCCTTCATCGGCTTCCGCAACGCAGGCATCATCAAGGCCGATCCGGCCACCCTCGTGAGTCTCGGCAACCTCCGCGACCCCGGCACCCTCGTCGCCCTCTTCGGACTCATCCTCATCGCCGGACTCATGACGTGGGGCGTGCGCGCCGCCATGCTCATCGGGATCCTGGCCACCACCCTGCTGGGCGCCCTCACCGGATTGGTCCGCTGGAACCCGCAGGCCTACTCGCCGGCCGACCTCTCCGCGACGTTCTTCCAACTCGACCTCGCCGGCACCATGAAACTCGGCCTCCTCGAGATTGTGTTTGTCTTTCTGTTCGTCGACCTCTTCGACAACATTGGCACCCTCGTCGCCGTCGGGACACGCGCCGGTCTCTTTGATCGCGACGGCCACATCCCCCGCGTCAATCGCATCCTCACCGCCGATGCCATCGCCTCCACCGCCGGAGCCCTCTGCGGCACCTCCACCGTCGTCAGCTACATCGAGAGCGCGGCCGGAGTCGTGGCTGGAGGCCGCAGCGGTTTTACGGCCGTCGTCTGCGGCCTCCTCTTCCTGGTCGCCCTCTTCATCGCGCCGCTGTTCGGCGTCATCCCGGCCCAGGCCACCGCCCCGGCGCTCATCATCGTCGGCGCGCTCATGCTCACCCACACAGAAGACATCGAGTGGAACAAACCCGTCGTGGCCATCCCCGCCTTCCTCACGCTGGCCGCCATTCCGCTCACGTTCAGCATCGCCAACGGTCTCGCCTTCGGCTTTACCTCGCATACCCTGCTGCGCGTCATCGCCGGCGAGTGGCGCAAGGTCAACTGGCTCGTCTACGTCCTGACGGCTCTGTTTCTGCTGCGGTTCTTCTATCTCGGAAAGGGATAA
- a CDS encoding DegT/DnrJ/EryC1/StrS family aminotransferase produces MSRRALMASAMAPNERPSWPVFGPLEESSVLEALRSGRWSRSSGGRKVLDFEEKYAALTGAKYCLATMNGTSALIAALNSIDVGPGDAVLLPPYTFVATLNVLLMQHALPIFVDSDIETFQMDATKLDTAYTQECIAVMPVHLGGAAVDLDAVMNFARRRNLKLVEDACQAHLGEWKGRKVGSLGDCGCFSFQASKNLNCGEGGALITNDEELANRAYAFHTNGRPKEVGSGLAYSRNGANLRMTEFQAVILLAQMTRLEAQSRVREENARYLAGMLAKIPGVQPARLHEGCTRNAWHLFMFRYLEDAGVPRAQFLKALGGKGVSASSGYTPLNKEPFLLKMMEGRHYTRIYGQKRMKQWLEQNECPVNERLCREAVWLPQTVMLGSRSEMERIAEAVAQARKG; encoded by the coding sequence GTGAGTCGCAGAGCCTTGATGGCCAGTGCCATGGCGCCCAATGAGCGTCCCTCCTGGCCTGTTTTCGGCCCGTTGGAAGAGTCGTCTGTCCTGGAAGCCCTGCGCAGCGGCCGTTGGAGCCGGTCGTCGGGTGGACGCAAGGTGTTGGATTTTGAAGAGAAGTATGCGGCGCTGACGGGCGCCAAGTATTGCCTGGCCACGATGAACGGGACCAGCGCGCTGATTGCGGCGCTGAACTCCATCGACGTCGGGCCGGGCGATGCGGTGCTGCTGCCCCCGTATACGTTTGTGGCTACGTTGAACGTGCTGCTGATGCAGCATGCCCTGCCCATCTTCGTCGACTCTGATATCGAAACCTTCCAGATGGACGCGACGAAGCTCGACACGGCGTACACGCAGGAGTGCATCGCCGTGATGCCTGTGCATCTGGGCGGCGCTGCCGTGGACCTGGATGCAGTCATGAACTTTGCGCGGAGGCGGAACCTGAAGCTGGTGGAGGACGCCTGCCAGGCGCACCTGGGTGAATGGAAGGGCCGCAAGGTGGGGTCGTTGGGCGATTGTGGATGCTTCAGCTTCCAGGCTTCAAAGAACCTCAATTGTGGCGAAGGCGGAGCGCTGATCACGAACGACGAAGAGCTGGCGAATCGCGCCTACGCGTTTCACACGAATGGCCGGCCGAAGGAAGTGGGATCGGGCCTGGCCTACTCGCGCAACGGCGCGAACCTGCGGATGACTGAGTTCCAGGCAGTAATCCTGCTGGCGCAGATGACGCGCCTGGAAGCGCAGTCGCGAGTCCGTGAGGAGAATGCGCGCTATCTGGCCGGGATGCTGGCGAAGATTCCGGGCGTACAGCCTGCCCGGCTGCACGAGGGCTGCACCAGGAATGCCTGGCACCTGTTCATGTTCCGGTATCTGGAAGACGCTGGCGTACCGCGGGCCCAGTTCCTGAAGGCGCTGGGCGGCAAGGGCGTCTCGGCGTCCAGCGGGTATACCCCGCTGAACAAGGAGCCGTTCCTGCTGAAGATGATGGAGGGCCGGCACTACACGCGCATCTACGGGCAGAAGCGCATGAAGCAGTGGCTGGAGCAGAATGAATGCCCGGTGAACGAGCGGCTGTGCCGTGAAGCGGTATGGCTGCCGCAGACGGTCATGCTGGGGTCGCGCAGCGAGATGGAACGTATCGCCGAGGCGGTGGCGCAGGCCCGCAAAGGCTGA
- a CDS encoding uracil-DNA glycosylase — MKAAMPKGLAQLEQEIIQCEHCPRLREYCQEVARVKRRAYLDWDYWGRPVPGFGDPRAQVFILGLAPAAHGANRTGRVFTGDRSGYWLYRALHQTGFANQPSSDHRGDGLQLTNAWVSASVRCAPPDNKPTPQEIVACRVYLDQELVLIKQVKVVVALGRLAFDNYLGKRRSKFEFKHDGEFHLGAGEPILISSYHPSQQNTSTGKLTEPMLRAVFERAQRLVA; from the coding sequence ATGAAAGCCGCGATGCCGAAGGGGCTGGCCCAGCTCGAACAAGAGATCATCCAGTGCGAGCACTGCCCGCGCTTGCGGGAATACTGCCAGGAAGTCGCGCGCGTCAAACGCCGCGCCTATCTTGATTGGGACTACTGGGGGCGGCCAGTACCCGGCTTCGGCGATCCGCGCGCCCAGGTATTCATCCTGGGTCTCGCGCCCGCTGCCCACGGCGCCAACCGGACGGGCCGCGTCTTCACCGGCGACCGCTCCGGCTACTGGCTCTACCGCGCCCTCCACCAGACCGGTTTCGCCAACCAGCCCTCCAGCGACCATCGCGGCGACGGCCTCCAGTTGACCAACGCCTGGGTCAGCGCCAGTGTCCGCTGCGCGCCGCCAGACAACAAACCCACTCCGCAGGAGATCGTCGCCTGCCGTGTGTATCTCGACCAGGAACTCGTCCTGATAAAGCAGGTGAAAGTCGTGGTGGCTCTCGGCCGCCTGGCCTTTGACAACTACCTTGGCAAGCGCCGCTCGAAATTCGAGTTCAAGCATGACGGCGAATTCCATCTCGGTGCGGGTGAGCCCATCCTGATCAGTTCCTATCACCCCAGCCAGCAGAACACCTCCACGGGGAAACTCACGGAACCCATGCTGCGTGCCGTGTTCGAGCGTGCTCAGAGGCTGGTGGCATGA
- a CDS encoding 5'-methylthioadenosine/S-adenosylhomocysteine nucleosidase encodes MTVTRRTLLAALAGGAAASAKSSPDLLIQGALDSELGPLLESLVGRREVRLHAWTFWTGRIGRQNLVLSRTDMGPINAAAVTTLGIREFQPRAIINQGTAGGHNRSLKLWDIVLGEKTTDYAAFSAVHADPGQGQNPANWKPVPHRIRANGGDPVAFPSFIGDARLLSVAERIQNPRGRVVRGNVGSAYQFNRQIDHIDWLHRTYGTDSEDMESAYSAGAALAMGVPFLAIRIISDTEWEHPTFEKIAGQYCAEFVVNVVKSL; translated from the coding sequence ATGACAGTCACTCGCCGCACCCTGCTGGCCGCGCTGGCCGGCGGCGCCGCCGCCTCCGCCAAGTCCTCGCCGGACCTGCTCATCCAGGGCGCGCTCGACAGCGAGCTCGGCCCCCTGCTCGAATCCCTTGTGGGCCGCAGGGAGGTCCGCCTACATGCCTGGACCTTCTGGACCGGCCGCATCGGCCGCCAGAACCTCGTCCTTTCGCGCACCGATATGGGACCCATCAACGCTGCCGCCGTCACCACGCTGGGGATCCGCGAGTTCCAGCCTCGCGCCATCATCAACCAGGGCACGGCCGGCGGCCACAATCGCAGCCTCAAGCTCTGGGACATCGTCTTGGGCGAGAAGACCACCGACTATGCGGCTTTCAGCGCCGTGCACGCCGACCCCGGCCAAGGCCAAAATCCGGCCAACTGGAAGCCCGTCCCGCACCGCATCCGGGCCAACGGCGGCGACCCCGTCGCGTTCCCCTCATTCATCGGCGACGCCCGCCTGCTTTCCGTGGCGGAGAGAATCCAGAACCCGCGCGGCCGGGTCGTCCGAGGCAACGTCGGTTCCGCCTATCAGTTCAATCGCCAGATCGACCACATCGACTGGCTGCACAGAACCTACGGCACCGACTCAGAGGACATGGAAAGCGCCTACTCCGCTGGAGCCGCCCTCGCCATGGGCGTACCCTTCCTGGCCATCCGCATCATCTCCGACACCGAATGGGAACACCCCACCTTCGAGAAGATCGCCGGTCAGTACTGCGCTGAATTCGTGGTCAACGTCGTGAAGTCGCTCTAG
- the tenA gene encoding thiaminase II produces the protein MTRRSLLLMLAALPCRAADFTTEQWSAIGQIYAKTLAHPFLKGLSDGTLPRECFQFYLIQDSLYLRAFAQALNLLAAKAPREDWSLTLAQHSIDTLKEERRMHQVVLASYGVTPAMAAAAEMAPTNAAYTNHLLAAVQRLTFSEGLSAMLPCYWIYWEVGKQLVRQGSRNKDYQRWIDNYAGEEYATTVRQVLAMMNESASQASPDQRREALRLFVRSARYEYLFWDMAWRREQWQP, from the coding sequence ATGACACGCCGCTCCCTCCTTCTTATGCTGGCTGCCTTGCCCTGCCGCGCGGCGGACTTCACCACCGAGCAGTGGTCCGCCATCGGGCAGATCTACGCAAAAACCCTCGCCCACCCGTTCCTTAAGGGCCTCTCCGACGGAACCCTGCCGCGGGAGTGCTTCCAGTTCTACCTCATCCAGGACAGCCTCTACCTGCGCGCATTCGCGCAGGCCTTGAATCTTCTAGCCGCGAAGGCGCCCCGCGAGGACTGGTCGCTCACCCTCGCCCAGCACTCCATTGACACCCTCAAAGAGGAGCGCCGTATGCATCAGGTGGTGCTGGCCTCCTATGGCGTCACCCCTGCCATGGCCGCCGCCGCGGAGATGGCCCCCACCAATGCCGCCTACACGAACCACCTGCTGGCTGCCGTCCAGCGCCTCACTTTCTCCGAGGGTCTGTCCGCGATGCTCCCCTGCTACTGGATCTATTGGGAAGTGGGCAAGCAACTGGTGCGCCAGGGCTCGCGAAACAAAGACTACCAGCGCTGGATCGACAATTACGCAGGCGAGGAGTACGCCACCACGGTCCGCCAGGTGCTCGCCATGATGAACGAATCGGCGTCCCAGGCATCGCCCGATCAGCGCCGGGAAGCCCTGCGGTTATTCGTCCGCAGCGCCCGTTACGAATACCTCTTCTGGGACATGGCCTGGCGCCGCGAACAGTGGCAGCCGTAA